Proteins encoded together in one Microplitis mediator isolate UGA2020A chromosome 7, iyMicMedi2.1, whole genome shotgun sequence window:
- the LOC130672367 gene encoding lipid droplet-associated hydrolase has translation MQQAMLQCNGVQTHVITEGRWVEKGLSPTGSKDLVFVIPGNPGIPDFYAGFIKALKSRLPPETPVWTIGHAGHVQPPKRMRYLSNGDSKEPVYSLKDQLEHKVAFIEKYIPKDAKLHLVGHSIGCWMILQLLKNEEFAKRVVKCYLLFPTIERMAETPNGKFLTRIVLRIAALIVFLCWLFSFLPMILRSILIRIFGGYFAGVTSKSLKPVEQLLDPPVLDRVFKLADDEMIKVQELDYDIIEKYSNKLWLYYGATDGWTPTHFYHQLKEKYQDINAEICQRGFRHAFVLTDEIEVGKMVGDNINQTISNNS, from the exons atgcagcAGGCAATGCTCCAGTGTAATGGAGTACAAACTCATGTAATAACTGAAGGCCGGTGGGTAGAAAAAGGTCTCTCCCCAACTGGTTCTAAAGATTTAGTATTTGTGATACCAGGAAATCCTGGAATACCGGATTTTTACGCTGGATTCATCAAGGCGTTAAAGTCAAGACTGCCACCAGAGACTCCAGTTTGGACAATAGGCCATGCTGGTCATGTACAACCGCCTAAGCGAATGCGTTATCTATCTAATGGTGATTCAAAGGAACCAGTTTACAGTTTGAAAGATCAATTAGAACACAag GTTgcatttatcgaaaaatacaTTCCTAAAGATGCGAAACTTCATCTTGTAGGACATTCTATAGGCTGTTGGATGATTCTGcagttattgaaaaatgaaGAGTTTGCTAAACGTGTTGTTAAATGTTATTTGTTATTCCCAACAATTGAACGTATGGCTGAGACTCCTAATGGAAAATTTCTCACCCGTAtt GTACTGAGAATAGCAGCTTTAATAGTATTTCTATGTTGGCTGTTTTCATTCCTCCCAATGATACTGCGATCAATTTTAATCCGTATTTTCGGAGGGTATTTCGCAGGAGTTACAAGTAAAAGTCTTAAACCAGTTGAACAACTTCTAGATCCACCAGTACTAGACAGAGTATTTAAATTAGCTGACGATGAAATGATAAAAGTACAGGAATTAGACTAtgatataattgaaaaatattcaaataaactgtGGCTTTATTACGGAGCGACTGATGGTTGGACTCCGACTCATTTCTACCAtcaattgaaagaaaaatatcaGGATATCAATGCCGAGATTTGTCAACGCGGTTTTCGACATGCATTTGTGCTGACTGATGAAATTGAAGTGGGTAAAATGGTCGGGGATAATATTAATCAAACAATATCGAAtaattcttaa
- the LOC130672369 gene encoding proteasome subunit alpha type-4, with protein MARRYDTRTTIFSPEGRLYQVEYAMEAISHAGTCLGILANDGILLAAERRNTNKLLDEVFFSEKIYKLNEDVVCSVAGITSDANVLTNELRLIGQRYLLQYGETIPCEQLVSWLCDVKQAYTQFGGKRPFGVSILYMGWDKHYGYQLYQSDPSGNYGGWKATCIGNNSAAAISSLKQEYKEGETTLKDAQALAIKVLSKTLDMTKLTAEKVEMATLTRENGKTITRILPAAEVTALIEEHDRLEALAEQSKKDKQKL; from the exons atg GCTCGCCGATATGATACACGTACGACAATTTTCTCCCCTGAGGGACGTTTGTACCAAGTGGAATATGCCATGGAAGCAATTAGTCATGCTGGAACCTGTCTTGGAATTTTAGCAAACGATGGAATTCTACTGGCAGCTGAAAGACGAAACACAAATAAACTTTTGGATGAAgtgtttttttcggaaaaaatttacaagctCAATGAAGATGTAGTTTGTTCAGTTGCTGGAATAACATCTGATGCAAATGTACTGACAAATGAGTTGAGATTGATCGGCCAGAGATACTTACTTCAGTATGGCGAGACAATACCTTGTGAGCAATTGGTATCATGGCTATGTGATGTAAAGCAGGCTTACACTCAATTCGGTGGTAAAAGACCTTTCGGTGTTTCAATTCTTTACATGGGATGGGACAAACATTACGGCTACCAGTTGTATCAGTCCGATCCAAGTGGTAATTATGGTGGGTGGAAAGCTACATGTATTGGCAATAACTCAGCAGCAGCTATTTCATCATTGAAACAAGAGTACAAAGAAGGAGAGACAACTTTAAAAGATGCTCAGGCATTAGCTATCAAAGTCTTGTCTAAAACTCTTGACATGACCAAACTTACCGCTGAAAAAG ttgaaaTGGCGACACTAACTCGTGAAAATGGTAAAACAATAACAAGAATTTTACCAGCCGCAGAAGTAACAGCTTTGATTGAAGAGCATGATCGGCTAGAAGCACTTGCCGAACAATCTAAGAAAGACAAACAAAAGctctga
- the LOC130671974 gene encoding tRNA-dihydrouridine(20a/20b) synthase [NAD(P)+]-like — protein MSVDILELLQAPEMTRVCAPMVRYSKLAFRTLVRRYNCDICFTPMILADSFVKSKEARDNEFSTNAGDKPLIVQFAAKNTCDFADAAELVAPYCSGVDLNCGCPQRWVMSDGYGAKLLENPQLVKDLISQVRNRIPKPFTVSVKIRLLNDINKSINFCKTMEHAGVSFLTIHARTPQMRKEPINMEGLKLIRDCVQIPLIANGNVRSLEDAENLHAESKCQGVMIAGGILKNPSIFSGSSVTPLSCIQDWLDITAAIPTKFLTLHQHLVFMLEKILPYDERLIFNNLKTSQSVYDFIDSYYNIRPQFSYTDDNYHYLKPIDCDYNIRK, from the exons ATGTCAGTAGACATATTAGAATTATTGCAAGCACCCGAAATGACAAGAGTTTGTGCGCCAATGGTGCGATACAGCaa attGGCTTTCCGAACACTAGTGAGACGTTACAATTGCGATATTTGTTTTACACCCATGATCTTGGCTGATTCATTTGTAAAATCTAAGGAAGCACGTGACAAtgaattttcaacaaatgCTGGAGATAAACCACTGATTGTTCAATTTGCTGCCAAAAATACTTGTGATTTTGCTGATGCAGCTGAACTTGTTGCTCC gtACTGCAGTGGAGTAGATTTAAATTGTGGATGTCCTCAAAGATGGGTAATGAGTGATGGTTACGGCGCTAAATTACTTGAAAATCCCCAACTGGTTAAAGACTTAATTTCCCAAGTAAGAAATCGTATTCCTAAACCATTTACAGTATCAGTTAAAATTCGTTTATTGAATGACATAAATAagagtataaatttttgtaaaacaaTGGAACATGCTGGagtgtcatttttaacaattcaCGCGCGAACTCCACAAATGAGAAAGGAACCAATAAATATGGAAGGTCTTAAATTAATTCGCGATTGCGTACAAATTCCTTTGATCGCTAATGGGAATGTCAGATCTCTAGAAGACGCTGAAAATTTACATGCAGAGTCAAAGTGTCAGGGTGTGATGATTGCTggtggaattttaaaaaacccaTCAATATTTTCTGGATCATCAGTTACTCCTTTGAGTTGCATTCAAGACTGGCTTGACATCACAGCAGCAATTCCTACTAAATTTCTTACATTACATCAACATCTTGTTTTTatgctggaaaaaattttaccgtaTGACGAAAGAttgatattcaataatttaaaaacctcGCAATCTGTTTATGATTTTATCGATTCTTATTACAACATAAGACCACAATTTTCTTACACAgatgataattatcattatcttAAGCCAATTGATTGTGATTATAAT ATAcgcaaataa